From the Arctopsyche grandis isolate Sample6627 chromosome 11, ASM5162203v2, whole genome shotgun sequence genome, one window contains:
- the LOC143919020 gene encoding 17S U2 SnRNP complex component HTATSF1-like, with protein sequence MTEKKFKIGFKIKLSEETSEKLTQSEVKPNITSKVEPPQNLKEIPTSDDLKPKPKPDPPKPIVLESNLDTESIADTPEPVNVNPSTDNYTEHIHYEDNIAIYTDPSNKQEYVWCNTSNQWVVRTEYTKSDDAVKYGHDGDKHTYTDKDGSVYIWDEEKNAWFPKVDDDFLAQYQMSYGFVDNTSDTKVEKKEVVEEKAALKRKPEDPKWFDLAEDQNTKVYVSNLPLDITEEEFVDIMQKCGLVMKDPSTQRMKIKLYTKPNSQQLKGDALCTYIRVESVDLALNILDGYVVRDHKMKVQRAQFQMKGDFNPALKPKKKRRKDKEKLKKMQERLFDWRPEKMRGERSKHERIVIIKNLFEPALFDNEVHLILEYQQDMREECSKCGEVKKVMLYDRHPEGVAQVVMKEPEEAEAVVQLINGRWFGKRQLSAQIWDGKTKYKMQETDADLNKRLDGWNKFLGDEDEDGKKDKTEDVGEKKSEELNDDKFLDNEHEYLEKDELDDDEHEDLEKDELDEDEHEDLEKDKLNDDEREDLEKDELDDDEHEDLKKDELDDDDEPEDDCKKSDKSNDDVFIN encoded by the coding sequence ATGACGGAAAAGAAGTTCAAGATAGGATTTAAGATCAAACTTTCCGAAGAAACATCGGAAAAACTCACCCAAAGTGAGGTCAAACCAAACATAACCTCAAAAGTTGAGCCACCGCAAAATTTAAAGGAAATTCCAACCAGTGATGATTTAAAACCCAAACCAAAACCTGACCCTCCAAAGCCCATCGTTTTAGAATCTAATTTAGATACTGAATCAATAGCCGACACTCCAGAACCAGTTAACGTAAATCCCAGTACTGATAATTATACCGAACATATACATTACGAAGATAACATAGCCATCTATACAGACCCGTCTAATAAGCAGGAATATGTATGGTGCAATACTAGCAATCAATGGGTAGTACGGACTGAATATACCAAATCCGATGATGCCGTAAAATATGGCCATGACGGTGATAAACATACTTACACTGATAAGGATGGCTCTGTATATATTTGGGACGAGGAAAAAAATGCGTGGTTTCCCAAAGTAGACGACGACTTCTTAGCGCAGTATCAGATGTCATACGGATTCGTAGATAATACCTCTGACACTAAGGTTGAAAAGAAAGAGGTTGTTGAGGAAAAGGCGGCACTTAAAAGGAAGCCAGAAGACCCGAAATGGTTTGATTTGGCCGAAGATCAAAACACTAAAGTCTATGTATCCAACTTACCTTTAGACATAACCGAAGAGGAGTTTGTTGATATAATGCAAAAATGTGGATTGGTAATGAAAGACCCGAGCACTCAAAGGATGAAGATAAAGTTATATACTAAGCCCAATTCTCAACAGCTTAAAGGTGatgcattatgtacatatataagagtaGAGTCTGTTGACTTGGCTTTGAATATATTAGATGGATACGTGGTCCGGGATCATAAGATGAAAGTCCAAAGGGCTCAGTTTCAAATGAAGGGTGATTTTAATCCGGCGTTGAAGCCTAAGAAGAAACGCAGGAAGGACAAGGAAAAGTTGAAGAAGATGCAGGAGAGGTTGTTCGATTGGAGGCCGGAGAAGATGCGCGGAGAACGCTCTAAGCATGAGCGAATTGTTATAATCAAGAATCTATTCGAGCCGGCTTTGTTTGACAACGAAGTCCATCTGATCTTGGAGTATCAGCAGGATATGAGGGAGGAGTGTTCCAAGTGTGGAGAAGTTAAGAAGGTTATGTTGTACGACCGGCACCCTGAGGGTGTGGCTCAGGTCGTTATGAAGGAGCCTGAAGAGGCTGAAGCTGTCGTGCAATTGATCAACGGTAGATGGTTCGGCAAACGGCAACTGTCTGCTCAAATCTGGGACGGAAAGACCAAGTATAAAATGCAGGAGACGGACGCTGATCTAAATAAAAGGTTGGACGGGTGGAATAAGTTCTTAGGGGACGAAGATGAAGATGGGAAGAAAGATAAGACGGAGGATGTCGGCGAAAAAAAGAGTGAAGAATTGAATGATGATAAATTCTTAGACAATGAACATGAGTATCTCGAGAAAGACGAACTGGACGATGATGAACATGAAGATCTCGAGAAAGACGAATTGGACGAAGATGAACATGAAGATCTCGAGAAAGACAAACTGAACGATGATGAACGTGAAGATCTCGAGAAAGACGAACTGGACGATGATGAACATGAAGATCTCAAGAAAGACGAACTGGACGATGATGACGAACCAGAAGATGATTGTAAAAAAAGTGAtaaatcaaatgatgatgtatttataaattaa